The Leptodactylus fuscus isolate aLepFus1 chromosome 1, aLepFus1.hap2, whole genome shotgun sequence nucleotide sequence ctgctgcctaggagttatagtaaggcctgagactgcaatggatatatcagggacagatctgttagatggtggaaacagtagtagttcagtcttggagagatttagtttcagatagagcgaggacatatttgagacagcagagagacagtcactggtgttctgtatatgagtgcaggggtgatgtcatgggaagatgtgtataattgggtgtcatcagcataaagatggtacctgaagccaaatctggccatggtttgtccaatgggggctgtgtagagtatAAAGAgcaggggcctaggaccgagccctgaggaaccccaacagcaagggaaagaggggaagaaacagagcccgcaaatgatacactgaaggtgcggtctgagagataagaggagaaccaggagagcgccgtgtcattgaggccaactgagcggagcataatgaggagaagatgatggtcaacagtgtcaaaagctgcagagaggtccagaatttatgtgcatgtagcagagctgtatgtgtgtgacatactatataatccagttatgtgcatgtagcagagctgtgtgtgtgacatactatataatccagttatgtgcatgtagcagagctgtgtgtgtgacatactatataatccagttatgtgcatgtagcagagctgtgtgtgtgtgtgacatactatataatccagttatgtgcatgtagcagagctgtgtgtgtgacatactatataatccagttatgtgcatgtagcagagctgtgtgtgtgacatactatataatccagttctgtgcatgtagcagagctgtgtgtgacatactatataatccagttatgtgcatgtagcagagctgtgtgtgacatactatataatccagttatgtgcatgtagcagagctgtgtgtgtgacatactatataatccagttatgtgcatgtagcagtgctgtgtgtgtgacatactatataatccagttatgtgcatgtagcagagctgtgtgtgacatactatataatccagttatgtgcatgtagcagagctgtgtgtgtgacataatATATAATCCAGTTCTgtgcatgtagtagagctgtgtgtgtgacatactatataatccagttatgtacatgtagcagagctgtgtgtgtgacatactatataatccagttatgtgcatgtagcagagctgtgtgtgtgacatactatataatccagttatgtgcatgtagcagagctgtgtgtgtgacatactatataatccagttatgtgcatgtagcagagctgtgtgtgtgacatactaTATAACCCAGTtatgtacatgtagcagagctgtgtatgacaTTCCATATAATCCggttatgtgcatgtagcagagctgtttatGTGATATTCCATATAATccagttgtgtgcatgtagcagagctgtgtgtgatattCCATATAATCcagttatgtgcatgtagcagtgctgtgtgtgtaacatactatataatccagttgtgtgcatgtagcagagctgtgtgtgtgacatactatataatccggttgtgtgcatgtagcagagctgtgtgtgtgtgacatactatataatccagttatatgcatgtagcagagctgtgtgtgtgatattCCATATAATCCAGTTATGTGCATGTATTAGAGCTGTGTGTGATATTCCATATAATCCAGTTGTGTGCATGTATCAAAGCTGTGTGTGATATTCCATATAATCCAGTTATGTGCatgtatcagagctgtgtgtgtgatattCCATATAATCTAGATATGTGCATGTAGAAGAGTACtgtaagcaccacttttctctctgcatggttCGTGTGGACACTGAtcggaaagtacacggaccccattatagtctatggggttcatgtgctttcataagctcgctgcttgtcaatgcattcggtattccattgggagggggggtcattgttgtattatactgtatgcatacctcccaaccgtcctgatttccgcgggacattcacgaattcggtgtcctgtcccgcggtcccggtcggcgggaggtatgtcccaatttcaactcatcagcgtccgGAGGaggccgatgagttgaacacataagcgagtaaagcaggagctgtcacagctcagctcctgcctcacTGCTACACTCCGGCTTCGgcatgtgtaggcgtgatgtgatgacgtcacatcgggcctacaactatgtgagtggagtgagagagcggtgggggagcgttggaagatgagtataagtatttgtgtttatttgtttgtgttaaacattgaggcgaacgtaatgtagggggactatgaaactggggcagatgagggggggtgGCATGacatggggcagatgagggggggggacggcatgacactggggcagatgaggggggaatggcatgacacgggcagatgaaggggggacggcatgacactggggcagatgaaggggggacggcatgacactggggcagatgaagggggggggacggcatgacactggggcagagatggggggacatgaaactgtgggcagagatggaggggacatgaatctgggggcaaagatggcgGAACatttatctgggggcagagatgggggggacatgaatctgggggaagagatggggggacatgaaactgtgggcagagatgggggacatgaatctggggcaacgATGGTGGAACAtttatctgggggaagagatggggggacataattctgggggcagagatggggggacatgaaactgggggaagagatggagcggGGGACATGAtattgggggcagataaaggggttatatgaaactgggagagatggaggggggggaatatATTTTAcacgtgactgtaggaggattataatgtgtgggggcacatgaaaaatgaattagaatgggcggagacaacataaaagtgggcggagctaagtttgccGTGGCGGGCAtgcgcgccgcatattttgtccctctttcagctcttcaaaagttgggaggtatgctgtatgTATAATATCTGCAGTCAGTCCCCGCCCACAATTAACTTgcgaccaaggtgccattttgcTGGGGATCTTTACCATGAGCTGGAGCCTATTGAGGCTTATCTGACTATTATTTGTATACAGCCCCTACAATAAAGTCTAGTCatctgcaatgcattagtgatcaaagcaatacattccccaaaatggtagaactataaagtacacctgaccctgcaaaaaaggcgccctatacatcctcgtacacggaaatataattAAGTTATGGGGGGagtcagaatattttttttttacttttttgttaagggattaaagtaaataaaaccatataaatttgatatccacaGAATCGTACGGATCCCCAGAATACAGGTGACCGGTCATTTTGGCgtcactagtgtgaacatagtcaCTGTAACGGCTGTAATAATGTGACTCCGCCCATAACTATaactgatcacatgactatgacatcatcacaggtcctttatccTGAGCAGCTGAAGCTATAACAGCAGGAACTGATCATGTGACtccctgactcctcccacacatgtgacatcatcacaggtcctgtaaccacGGTTACTATACAGGAACAGGTATATACACAGTGGTCGCTCACAGTTCTTGTAcatttattattaacccctttaggACCAGACATTTGTAGGATCTTATCGCCTATCAATTCTGCTTATTACATAGTTATATAAAATCTACTAATATTACACAGTTATATAATAGCTACTGACTCTacttattagggctagttcacacagtttttttgagtgatttttgacgtggaatccgcctcaaaacctggctccaaaaaacagcctccattgacttcaatgggagccacctgcttatttttttccgctagctagtagtggaataaagaagcgagctgccctagtTTGCCGCAGATTCCGGAGCTGACTCAGCCATGGCGTCCGTGGCGTTAGGCtctctcccgattaggcccattcttcgggcctaatatggagcagaatgccacgactggatgccagtgcactgcatcggcatcctgttgcaACTAGGCGCGTTGATgtgttcacacgcagaatgcaagttccaccgtgtgaacataccctcacatAGTTCTATAATATCTACTAATTCTACTTATTacatggtgtgagaaggtgacaggcagagtgttggagtcccaatatatcagccccaggtttctgacttgtgtggtccagtgcaggtcttgaatgggtctcagccccaggtgtgggtcgtggggctcgttactgggccataaaaggctgcagagcctgcagttcagggcagatcctgggagccagagaaggcgcctgggtctgtcctggaacactgagagtctggtgagatgaGACTGTGctagtttgttttgtttgtgtggttagTAGTAAGTCAtatagttcattttttttttactgtttagttagtgcttggacaagcaggttttgtttgccgttttgcctgaagttaaggccgtattttattttgcttattctgtacctgccgtgaaggtttatttattttttgctgtttttccaaataaatctatttgcaccagacattgtgtccttgtctctgactggtttggtccgcaccattgctgctaccgagttaACTTCCGCACAATAGTTATTATTTATAGAATCTAATTATTACACAGTTATATAATATCTACTGATTGtacttcttaggcctggttcacatctgtgttcggtattccatttggggagtctggatTGGCAAatgatgagcttatgaaagcacatggaccccgtagactataatgtgttTTCCACCAgctgtctgcacagaacatgcggacagaaaagtacttcatgaactactttcctgtctgcaggaCTCGTGTGGAAAacctacggaccccattatagtctatggggtccgtgtgctatcagtgctcacctcttgtcaatgcgtttggtattctgttcgggggggtccccatgcggtctcctcgaacggaataccgaacgcagatgtgaacagggcctaacacAGTTATATAATGTCTACTGATTCTACTTATTACATAGTTATTTAATATGTACTAATCTTTTTCCCTTCGGGTTCTTCAATATAGAATCTCGGTATTAttttatataagagaatattcctgattgtcccatcaaggatggaaagagacaggaacaagatggcggaaagtctattaaatctcaccctagagatcatctaccagcttactggagaggtgagagattctgatgatgtcatcattacatcattcttatctatagtaataacagatgatatgactggagaggttatggactctggacatgtatgtagtgagatttattaatgtgtctccccataaccaggagtacacagtagtgaagaagacctctagtgggcgctgtcaggctcctgtgtatgatggatatggaggaaccctcggcccaatcctggggcctccacctcaccccctgatacaggaggagatcaatggacagaagatcctagaactcaccaacaagatgctggagctgctgactggagaggtgacaatactgggaatgctgggacattatacagtaactggaggggtcggggtgatgactgtatcattgtgttgtcaggttcctataaggtgtcaggatgtcgctgtctatttctccatggaggagggggagtatttagaaggacacaaggatctgtacaaggaggtgatgatggaggaccaccagtccctcacatcagcaggtaatagacatgactatatacacatggacttccattatttgtatgtacagaatgaattcagtccctgtctgtgtttcctacaggtagattaATTTTCCAACCCAGAAGTGCTATCATTAGGCCCTGAGACACTTCAGATGTTCAATGAGACCCCAAAATATTATAATGATTTAGTGGTAATGAACCATATTCTTCATGGTGGGGAATCTGGACATGTGGGGACACGCTTTCTTGATCTCTCGGGATCAAGAGGTTTGCACAAACTTCCAGTTTCTTCCAGTCTTCTTTCTGGTCAACCCAGATTTTTTATCCCATTAATATCACTGTGTAAAAATATGCTGGTTCCTAAATTAATATTTACAGTAATTTGATATTGTTCATCTGGAAATTTTGAACAATTTCTGCCAATTCTTGTAacaatttacaatttttttttcttgtggatgGGTGTCCTGGACATCTTTGGCATCCTCTTGGCTTTCCTTAAATCTTTTGTGTTGCTCCGACACTCGTGTACATTACTTGCAATGTCCCCTCTAATCCTCACTGAACATCTGAAAACATCTTTTTACCTTCTTATTCAGTTTCACTAAAAATGTCAACTTAACACAATCCTTGATTTTAGAAGTGAATATTTATCTGACATTAACACTTTCAGTGATGTGTAACTCTAAAACAACGGTGGAAAATGTAGGTGAGGTTGGAGAGAGTCAAAGGCCAAGTCTGGCCGGTCATATCTCACCTCAGGTAGCCGTTACCTTTCCCGCACTAGTCATTACTTAACTCTTTAAGGATGTGGCCGATTATATGTGTTAGGCTCCGTTTTCACGgagtaatgctccgctcatttatacacgtgtcagagggcAGCGTTTTAAaacagttcccattgatttcaatgtgtagcacgcataagccagcacccattgaaatcaatggggtctgttttgaagtgccgtatacgtgtctaaatgagcggcgcgttactccctAAGAACGAAGCCTTAGTTTTATAGTAAAGGTCATTACGGATGACGTAATATCaaatttgtaatttatttttatttattttttttaaccttttgaaattttattgcattttaaaGAAAGAAGGCAATTTTAGAGGATTTatgtagtagataaggttggataactCCATCAAGTCCTAATTATAAACTTACCAAGTTGAACctgatagaggaaaaaaaaaaaacaagaggtcAACGCCAATTGCCCCATCAGAGGAATAAAATCCTTCCCAACACCAAATATGACAATTGTCAAGTCCCCACATCGACATCCGAGCTCATAATTTCTGGCTCCTCTTGAACATGTATAACTTATCAGACATCACCACATCCTGTGGCCGCTCCATAGACtgactgctcttactgtagagaatccCTGTCTATGACTATGGTGAAACCTTTTTCCTtctagacgtagaggatgtctccttatcATGGTTATAGGCCTCCGTATAAGAGATCATTGGAAAGATCCCTGTTCATACAAGTTTGATCAACTGTCTTTATACTTTAATTCACCCATCCCCCTCAATTACCTTggttgcttcctctgcaccccttctaGTTCAGCTATGTCTTTCCTATTGTTAGGGACAACAAAGGGCTCCCTCTGGAGTATGTTGTAGGTTTCCGAATTCATGTATGTAGCTcaggcctgaggagaggacactTCACACGCACACTTATTTCTTATAGTGCTTTTCTGGCAACATGTCTAGACATTACAAGATTAATAGGTATAGGTTTCATTCACAGAAAAAGATAAGAAAATTACACAGGATACGGGATGTATCATCTCAGAATGAGGCCTCCGAGATAAGAATCATCAGCTTATGCACAAACATGTCCATGTCTACATCCTTTCACACTCACATCGTAGCATATATATAATTGTTATATATATTagaatacaaaatggatgacaaatacaaaatggaggattACACAATGGAGGGTTACCTCTAACATTATATACCGAACTGTGCacagtgatattacactatatcctcctcctctgtgatattacactatatcctcctcatcTGTgatattagggggagttcacactgagtaacatgctgcgtgatgtggcacgtatacgccgtgtgagatttcgCGGGCCATATaccctctcattgatttcaatgggagcgtggatcgtaaacgccgcgttattttgcggctgttatttttcaaacagtactgggggcgtccccaatgctgccagagagctctccagcgccacctccatcttcttctacgACGAGGTCTTCACTGTGCCTTCTTCCGGTGgcatcttcttacttctaggccttgggcctagggcaagccgactgcgcatgcccaccggccacgagaaaatgaccgcttacaatactgtggaagtggccatttttcttgtgggtaATTatctaaaaggaatgggaaatgaaaaaccttgtattttggtATTTACTAGCTTCAGTtaaaaatatcattaaaaataaaaaaaatgcataggaatttttatgtaaaataatgtaaaatatgaaTACAATTATTAAGGTTATCTTTTGTAAGAATaattataaacttttttttcttgtcagatgactgtaccaggagctcagagggacatctgatatctacagattataaagcagaggatcatggtatcacacaagatccatacgaagaacatgtcattaccccagatataccctcagcccttcacagcaaagatctatcatctgatcctactatacatgtcCAATCTTCTGACTCTTCACTGACTGTTAGGAGAGAGCAAAGTCACGGAGAGGGTTTTGTGCATCAgaaaggggagaagccattttcttgttcagaatgtggaaaatactTTAGTGACAAATCGAATTTTATTGACCAtcaaaaaacacacaaaggagAGAAATCTTTTTCCTGCCCAGAATGTGATCAATGTTTTATTTCAAGAtcacatcttgttagacatcagacaattcacacagggaagaagctattttcatgttcagaatgtggaaagtgttttcCTTGGAAATCACATTTTGTTaaccatcaaaaaattcacacaggggagaagccatattcatgcttagAATGTGACAAATGTTTTAGTCAAAAATCAAATCTTGCTaaacatcaaaaaactcacagAGGAGAAAAATCCTTTTtctgctcagaatgtggaaaatgttttattggAAGATCacgtcttgttagacatcagacaattcacactggagagaagccatattcatgttcagaatgtgagagaTGTTTTGGTGATAAAGCaagtcttgttagacatcagaaaattcacactggggagaagccatatttatgtttagaatgtgggaaatgttttaccaggAAAAcagatcttgttacacatcaaagaatacacacaggagagaagccatattcatgttcagaatgtggaaagtgttttgGTGATAAATCAAGTCTAGTTAAACATCAAagaggtcacacaggagagaagccatattcatgctcagaatgtggaaagtgttttgGTGATAAATCAAGTCTAgttaaacatcaaagaagtcacacaggcgtgaagccattttcatgttcagaatgtgggaaatgttttagtcaaAAATCTAATCTTACTACACATCTAAGAAATCACAAAGGAGATAAAAGATTGTCAtacttagaatgtgggaaatatttttctGAAAAGTCAAGACTTCTTGATCATCAGAAGATTCCCACAGAGAGGAAGCAGTTTTCATAGACAGTTTAAACATCTAATTTCTCATAACACAGGTCCAGGAGACATTTGTGttaggagaggagagaagct carries:
- the LOC142188848 gene encoding oocyte zinc finger protein XlCOF29-like, with the translated sequence MERDRNKMAESLLNLTLEIIYQLTGEEYTVVKKTSSGRCQAPVYDGYGGTLGPILGPPPHPLIQEEINGQKILELTNKMLELLTGEVTILGMLGHYTVD